The following proteins are encoded in a genomic region of Methanobacterium sp.:
- the rnc gene encoding ribonuclease III, with the protein MRILEKFKIKPNNPYLYQLAFLHESYSNENNLTECYERLEFLGDAVLDLVVSEYLYNSNTNLTEGELTRQRSNYVCKQALYTYSMELGFHQFIKLGKGMELTRREIDSVISDVFESFIGALYLDQELDTVKEFLSHTVIPHINQGDVFFCDYKSELKQLCDQDGFNIAYKLIKEEGKPHNKTFQMACVIDGKIQGTGLGGSKKEAEQNASQMALDNLSKP; encoded by the coding sequence ATGAGAATTTTAGAAAAATTTAAAATTAAACCCAACAACCCCTATCTTTACCAGTTGGCATTTCTTCATGAATCCTATTCTAACGAAAATAACCTCACTGAATGTTATGAACGGTTAGAATTTTTGGGTGATGCAGTTCTTGACTTGGTTGTGTCTGAATATTTATACAACAGCAATACTAACTTAACTGAGGGTGAATTAACCCGTCAGCGTTCAAATTATGTGTGTAAACAGGCACTGTACACTTATTCTATGGAGTTAGGGTTCCATCAATTTATTAAATTAGGCAAGGGCATGGAATTGACCAGAAGAGAAATAGATTCAGTTATTAGTGATGTGTTTGAATCGTTTATTGGAGCATTATATCTGGACCAAGAATTGGATACTGTGAAAGAATTCCTCTCCCATACAGTTATCCCCCACATAAACCAAGGAGATGTTTTTTTCTGTGATTATAAATCAGAATTGAAACAATTATGTGACCAGGATGGCTTTAATATTGCCTACAAATTGATTAAAGAAGAAGGAAAACCACACAATAAAACCTTCCAGATGGCTTGTGTGATTGATGGGAAAATCCAAGGAACAGGCCTTGGAGGTAGTAAAAAAGAGGCTGAGCAAAATGCTTCCCAGATGGCCTTAGACAATCTTTCTAAACCCTAA
- the cofH gene encoding 5-amino-6-(D-ribitylamino)uracil--L-tyrosine 4-hydroxyphenyl transferase CofH has protein sequence MMENIYQNSLDGHITREDAKKLVKSNHFQLFDTADKLRQEIVGEEVTFVFNRNIDITDHCMIKCSFCSFRDHIGYEMTTEEILESIEEAVDVGASEICLFGGVMPYMDVDFYCDLFSTIKDHFKIHLHSMSPVEVYHAALNSQMSIEDSLSCFKDAGLDTMTGASAEILVDSVREKLCPNKVSTSQWVDIIRKAHELNIPTTSTIMYGSIETWEDRIEHLFILRDIQRMTKGFTELVPMTFLGKNNKMGLKSDGASGLDDLKLHAIARIILGRDIPNIQASWIKIGTRMAQMALCCGANDLGGTMMEDKISIAAGSSHGEFLSPDKMHNIIRAVGRVPVERNTIYEPVLR, from the coding sequence ATGATGGAAAATATATACCAAAATTCTCTTGATGGACATATAACCAGAGAAGATGCCAAAAAACTGGTCAAATCCAATCATTTCCAGTTATTTGACACTGCTGACAAGTTGAGGCAAGAAATAGTTGGAGAGGAGGTTACCTTTGTTTTTAACCGAAACATCGACATAACTGATCACTGCATGATCAAATGTAGTTTCTGCTCATTCCGAGACCATATTGGCTATGAAATGACCACTGAAGAAATTTTGGAAAGTATTGAAGAAGCTGTGGATGTTGGAGCTTCTGAAATATGTCTTTTTGGAGGGGTAATGCCCTACATGGATGTTGATTTTTACTGTGACCTTTTTTCCACCATTAAGGATCATTTTAAGATTCATTTGCATAGCATGTCACCTGTGGAAGTTTACCATGCTGCATTGAATTCTCAAATGTCTATTGAAGACTCATTGTCCTGTTTTAAGGATGCTGGACTGGACACAATGACAGGAGCTTCTGCAGAAATACTGGTGGATAGTGTGAGAGAGAAACTCTGCCCTAATAAAGTTTCTACCAGCCAATGGGTGGATATCATCCGAAAAGCCCATGAACTTAATATTCCTACAACTTCAACCATCATGTATGGGAGTATTGAAACATGGGAAGACCGTATTGAACATTTATTCATACTTAGGGACATCCAGAGAATGACAAAAGGATTCACTGAACTAGTTCCAATGACTTTTCTGGGAAAAAACAATAAGATGGGGCTAAAATCAGATGGCGCTAGTGGCTTGGATGATCTTAAATTGCACGCTATAGCTCGTATAATTCTTGGAAGAGATATACCTAACATTCAAGCATCTTGGATTAAAATTGGTACTCGTATGGCGCAAATGGCACTCTGTTGCGGTGCTAATGATTTGGGGGGCACGATGATGGAGGATAAAATTTCCATAGCAGCAGGCTCATCTCATGGTGAATTCCTATCACCAGACAAAATGCATAATATAATTAGAGCAGTTGGGCGTGTTCCTGTAGAACGTAACACGATCTATGAACCAGTGCTTCGTTGA
- the nudC gene encoding NAD(+) diphosphatase: MARESIYKRYKPSHNPHHNNAGPAYWFVFQLNKLLIDTNNPINIPFTKNLGKLKISPIRTQYIGTLDQHPCYSAEVIPKTDAPEGMVFKDLRQSYDDLDEDVYLLAGRAVQIVNWDSNHQFCGKCGTATETKVDEMVKLCPECGFSSHTRLSPAVITAIVKDGKLLMAKHNNAPNNRYGLIAGFVEAGETLEEAVLRETLEEVGLSIKDIEYFGSQPWPFPNSLMIAFTAKYDSGEIMVDGEEIAHAKWFSPDELPDIPSRISIAGELIDWYKKKYKKNFP, from the coding sequence ATGGCGCGAGAAAGTATTTATAAACGTTATAAACCATCCCACAACCCTCATCATAATAATGCTGGCCCTGCATACTGGTTTGTTTTTCAACTAAATAAATTGTTAATAGACACTAATAACCCTATAAATATCCCTTTCACCAAAAATTTGGGTAAATTAAAGATTTCCCCCATTAGAACTCAGTATATTGGGACGCTAGACCAACATCCTTGCTATTCTGCAGAAGTCATCCCTAAAACTGATGCTCCTGAAGGAATGGTTTTTAAGGATCTCCGGCAGTCATATGATGATTTAGATGAAGATGTTTATCTTCTAGCAGGTCGAGCTGTGCAGATCGTTAATTGGGATTCTAATCATCAGTTTTGTGGAAAATGTGGCACAGCTACTGAAACCAAGGTAGATGAAATGGTGAAACTGTGTCCAGAATGTGGTTTTTCCAGTCACACCAGGCTTTCACCTGCAGTGATCACTGCCATAGTAAAAGATGGTAAACTTTTAATGGCAAAACACAACAATGCCCCCAATAACAGGTATGGTCTTATCGCTGGATTTGTGGAAGCCGGTGAAACCTTGGAGGAAGCTGTTTTAAGAGAAACCTTAGAAGAAGTAGGATTAAGTATTAAAGATATTGAATATTTCGGAAGTCAGCCCTGGCCTTTTCCCAATTCTCTGATGATAGCTTTTACTGCTAAATATGATAGCGGAGAAATAATGGTTGATGGGGAAGAAATAGCCCATGCAAAATGGTTTAGCCCAGATGAACTTCCAGATATCCCTTCAAGGATAAGTATTGCTGGTGAACTTATTGATTGGTATAAAAAGAAATATAAAAAGAACTTTCCATGA
- a CDS encoding response regulator, producing the protein MVGETILVVEDEGISAIEIQESLESLGYYVPAIAKSGNEAIQEAFAIKPDLILMDITLQGDMDGIDAATIIKSFMDIPLIYLTALDDMETFQRMMDTRATAYLIKPIEEATLRNNIELALKNYEMTRKELEEEKKAGLKDVQIFMRSALPELVSKMPVPERSAFLSRFMRLFEQNMKPLFTNFAREYSQKPYDELDDDEKMKIYLSWISQLYENLGFKVQTRSRANRGIMTVKKCSWAPSKPHDIFLCLICQSIMKLTYSWTNLPGTVESEPTTGILQSVCKFDYNMEI; encoded by the coding sequence ATGGTAGGCGAAACAATCTTGGTGGTTGAAGATGAAGGAATAAGCGCCATTGAGATCCAAGAGAGTTTAGAATCATTAGGATACTATGTTCCAGCCATTGCCAAATCAGGGAATGAAGCGATTCAAGAGGCATTTGCCATTAAACCTGACTTGATTCTGATGGACATCACCCTACAAGGAGATATGGATGGTATTGATGCTGCAACCATTATTAAGAGTTTTATGGATATCCCTCTTATCTATTTAACTGCATTGGATGATATGGAAACATTTCAACGGATGATGGATACCCGGGCAACTGCATACCTAATCAAACCTATTGAAGAGGCAACCTTGCGTAATAATATTGAATTGGCATTGAAAAATTATGAAATGACTAGGAAGGAACTTGAAGAAGAAAAAAAGGCTGGTCTAAAAGATGTTCAGATTTTCATGCGCAGCGCTTTACCAGAACTTGTGTCAAAAATGCCTGTTCCTGAGAGGAGTGCTTTCCTTTCGCGCTTTATGAGGCTTTTTGAACAGAATATGAAACCACTCTTCACTAATTTTGCCCGAGAATATAGCCAAAAACCCTATGATGAATTAGATGATGATGAAAAAATGAAAATTTATCTATCTTGGATTTCACAATTATATGAAAATTTAGGCTTCAAAGTCCAGACCCGTTCCAGAGCTAATCGGGGAATAATGACTGTTAAAAAATGTTCATGGGCACCCAGCAAGCCTCATGATATATTCTTATGCCTGATTTGTCAGAGCATTATGAAACTCACCTACTCTTGGACAAACCTACCAGGAACCGTTGAATCAGAGCCAACTACCGGCATTCTACAATCAGTATGCAAGTTTGATTACAATATGGAAATCTAA
- a CDS encoding PAS domain-containing protein, giving the protein MAGNSIVFKTKADTAQELEEKSRQLKKEIALNTAIFSICPDYMFLLGLDGKIVEVSKSVKKAFNSQNKIIDCKISQINIIHIKDLHKFIKSINSILNGKSIEQFRSIFITPEKEEIDVLVRISPVEYDNEIIGIFINATDITDQLLLEESKQASSSLQKALTDKEMLVREIHHRTKNNLMIMASLFALTSADIEDENAKAIFNQTHSRVKSMALVHEKLYRSKDLKFVNFGDYIRNLGRELSNIFLTENNNVQLIMDVEDLKINIETAINVGLILNEILTNSIKYAFPDGAKGNIFINFHRTDNHYILTVADDGVGLPEDLDLENCGSLGLSLVRNLVGQIEGDLIIKQDFGTEITICFQEIS; this is encoded by the coding sequence ATGGCAGGAAATAGCATTGTTTTTAAAACAAAAGCGGACACAGCTCAAGAATTAGAAGAAAAAAGTAGGCAGTTGAAAAAAGAAATAGCTCTAAATACCGCTATTTTTTCCATTTGTCCTGATTACATGTTCTTGTTAGGGTTGGATGGTAAAATTGTGGAAGTGTCCAAGTCTGTGAAAAAAGCGTTTAATTCTCAAAATAAGATAATAGATTGTAAAATTTCACAGATCAATATCATACACATCAAAGATCTCCACAAATTCATTAAATCTATAAACTCAATTCTTAATGGGAAATCCATTGAACAATTCAGATCTATCTTTATAACCCCTGAAAAGGAGGAAATAGATGTTCTTGTGCGAATATCTCCTGTTGAGTATGATAATGAGATAATTGGTATTTTTATAAATGCCACTGATATCACCGATCAGTTATTGTTGGAAGAATCTAAACAGGCATCTTCATCCCTCCAAAAAGCTTTAACTGATAAAGAGATGCTGGTTCGGGAAATTCATCACCGGACTAAGAACAATTTAATGATTATGGCCAGTCTTTTCGCATTAACTTCTGCTGATATTGAAGATGAAAATGCTAAGGCCATTTTTAATCAAACCCATTCCAGGGTAAAATCCATGGCCTTGGTTCACGAAAAATTGTATCGTTCCAAAGATCTTAAATTCGTTAATTTTGGGGACTACATTCGCAACTTGGGCCGGGAACTTTCCAATATATTTTTAACTGAAAATAACAATGTACAGTTGATTATGGATGTTGAAGATCTAAAAATAAATATTGAGACAGCCATTAATGTAGGTCTGATTTTGAATGAAATTTTAACCAACAGTATCAAATATGCATTTCCAGATGGGGCAAAAGGAAATATTTTCATTAATTTTCACCGAACTGACAACCATTATATCCTTACTGTTGCCGATGATGGTGTGGGATTACCTGAAGATTTAGACCTTGAAAATTGTGGTAGTTTAGGTTTAAGCTTAGTCAGAAACTTAGTTGGCCAAATTGAAGGAGATTTAATAATCAAACAGGATTTTGGTACTGAAATTACCATATGTTTCCAAGAAATAAGTTAA